A single genomic interval of Mangifera indica cultivar Alphonso chromosome 5, CATAS_Mindica_2.1, whole genome shotgun sequence harbors:
- the LOC123217201 gene encoding scarecrow-like protein 22: MKAMPLAFEDFQGKGALDFSSSSSDSLVSEHQRQQQNWLNNNKEGCCYVGSEPTSVLDSRRSPSPPTSSSTLSSSLGGSNGGGGGTASTETTGVAAAANVSGNPSVEEKCGLGMEDWEGVLPGSPSQEPSILRLIMGDIDDPSVGLNKILQTGGVSHQDMEFNAGFGVVDQAGFGFDPNIDTSLHVTDFPHNIHANNARVGSVANPNHIFSTSPANLLPVPPLAATVFPQQQQQQQQPTIEALDEKPQIFNPQLIIHQNQAQFTHNPALFLPMPYAPWQEHHLPSPLPSKRVNLGPNSQVPKISFPDSGQQELFLRRQQQQQLQMLQQQPRQTMGVPVTATKQKMVNDELANQQLQQAIVDQVFKAAELIETGNPVLAQGILARLNHQLSPMGKPFQRAAFYFKEALQLLLHMNTTDSSALSTYSIIFKISAYKSFSEISPILQFANFTCNQALLEAFEGFDKIHIIDFDIGYGGQWASLMQELVLRSEGPPSLKITAFASPSSYDELELSFTQENLKHFASEINMPFEVEILSLESLNSASWPPPLHAMESEAIAVNLPIASFSNYPSTLPLVLRFVKQLSPKIVVSLDRGCDRADAPFPHHIIHALQSFSGLLESLDAVNMNMDAQQKIERFLLHPSIEKIVSGRHRAPERLPPWRGLFVQSGFAPLTFSNFTESQADCLVQRTQVKGFHVEKRQSSLVLCWQRKELISASAWRC; encoded by the coding sequence ATGAAGGCCATGCCCTTAGCCTTTGAGGACTTTCAAGGGAAGGGGGCTTTagatttctcttcttcttcttcagattCTTTAGTATCAGAACATCAACGACAGCAGCAAAACTGGCTCAACAACAACAAAGAAGGTTGTTGCTATGTGGGCAGTGAGCCCACATCTGTGCTCGATAGTAGAAGAAGTCCAAGCCCACCCACGTCGTCCTCAACGCTGTCTTCGTCTCTCGGCGGTAGTAACGGCGGTGGTGGAGGCACTGCCTCCACCGAAACCACCGGCGTGGCTGCAGCGGCTAATGTCTCTGGCAACCCATCAGTAGAAGAAAAATGCGGGTTGGGAATGGAAGATTGGGAGGGTGTGTTGCCTGGTTCACCTAGTCAAGAACCATCTATTTTGAGGCTAATTATGGGTGATATAGACGACCCTTCTGTGGGATTGAACAAGATTTTACAAACTGGAGGTGTTTCTCATCAAGATATGGAGTTTAATGCAGGTTTTGGAGTTGTAGATCAAGCAGGTTTTGGTTTTGATCCTAATATTGATACTTCACTACATGTCACTGATTTTCCTCATAATATTCATGCCAACAACGCCAGAGTTGGTTCTGTTGCAAatccaaatcatattttttcaacttCACCCGCCAATCTTTTGCCTGTTCCACCTCTTGCTGCAACAGTATTTCCAcaacaacagcagcagcagcaacaaccAACAATTGAAGCTCTGGACGAGAAGCCTCAGATATTCAATCCTCAGCTGATAATCCACCAAAATCAAGCTCAGTTTACTCATAATCCAGCTTTATTCTTGCCTATGCCCTACGCACCATGGCAAGAGCATCATCTTCCATCTCCACTACCTTCAAAGCGGGTTAATCTGGGGCCTAATTCTCAggttccaaaaatatcatttccgGATTCGGGTCAACAGGAGCTCTTTCTTCGGCGACAGCAACAGCAACAGCTTCAAATGCTTCAGCAACAACCAAGGCAAACAATGGGAGTTCCAGTGACAGCAACGAAGCAAAAGATGGTGAATGATGAATTGGCTAACCAGCAGCTTCAGCAGGCAATTGTTGACCAGGTTTTCAAGGCCGCAGAGCTGATCGAAACGGGTAATCCTGTACTCGCGCAAGGGATATTGGCGCGGCTCAATCACCAGCTCTCACCTATGGGTAAGCCTTTTCAAAGGGCTGCTTTTTACTTCAAAGAGGCcctgcagttacttcttcatatGAATACCACTGATTCTTCAGCTTTGTCCACTTATAGCATCATTTTCAAGATTAGTGCTTATAAATCTTTCTCTGAAATCTCACCCATTCTTCAGTTTGCTAATTTCACTTGCAACCAAGCTCTTCTTGAAGCCTTTGAAGGGTTTGATAAAATCCACATTATAGATTTTGATATTGGGTATGGTGGTCAGTGGGCTTCTCTGATGCAAGAACTTGTTCTTCGAAGTGAGGGTCCACCATCTCTTAAAATCACAGCGTTTGCATCTCCCTCCTCATATGATGAGCTAGAGCTTAGTTTCACCcaagaaaatctcaaacactTTGCTAGTGAAATCAATATGCCATTTGAGGTAGAAATTTTAAGCCTTGAATCTTTAAACTCTGCATCTTGGCCACCGCCTCTTCATGCCATGGAAAGCGAAGCAATTGCTGTGAATCTTCCAATTGCATCCTTTTCTAATTACCCGTCCACCCTTCCTTTGGTCCTTCGTTTTGTGAAGCAACTTTCTCCCAAGATTGTTGTGTCTTTGGATAGAGGCTGTGATCGAGCAGATGCTCCTTTTCCACACCATATAATTCATGCCCTTCAATCTTTCTCTGGTCTGCTTGAATCACTTGATGCTGTCAATATGAATATGGATGCTCAGCAAAAGATTGAGAGGTTCTTGCTTCATCCTAGTATTGAGAAAATTGTCTCGGGGCGCCACCGTGCTCCTGAGAGATTGCCTCCCTGGAGGGGTCTGTTTGTGCAATCTGGTTTTGCTCCATTGACATTTAGTAACTTCACCGAGTCCCAAGCTGATTGTTTGGTGCAGCGTACTCAAGTTAAGGGTTTTCATGTTGAGAAGAGACAGTCTTCACTTGTTCTCTGTTGGCAGCGCAAAGAGCTCATCTCAGCTTCAGCATGGAGGTGCTGA